The genomic stretch AGTGATGCTGTGTTCTCCCTAAAAGAATAATTTTGAATAGCTTGCCTAACTGCTTGTCCCACTAAGAGGGGCAAAGTAACCATTTTCTTTAAGCGATAGGCTTGTTTTGCAAGTTTAGTAGAAGAAGAGAGCCAACCTTCATGGGAAAAATAGTACTGATAAGCATATTTTCTTGGGCATTCTATCATCTGATTATGGCGAGCGTGTGACCATGAAAAACGAGGGGGATTGGCTAGGAGCATAATCATCACGTCCTTATCCTTTTTGTAGCATACATATGAAGAAATCTAAAATTTAGAACGAAAAATGACGAAAGAACTAAAAAAAGCTTGCCGTTTCACTCCGGCCATGCTATAGTAAAGAAGCGATGAGCTAATTTGTGTAAGTCGAAGGATATGCTTTTGCTAAACGTATGAATGTGGTCATACGGTCCTCGCCTCAAAACGCATCAAAGACGCCCAATCGGGCGTCTTTTTGTATATTCAGTACATGAGTCATTTGAAGCAAGACTATAGCGTTACTTTTCATATTCCTTTAAAATAAATGCTAGATAGAAAGAGAAAAAAGGGGAGTCTATTGTGATACGTGAAATAGAGATGACTGATGCGCCTCAATTTGTTGAGATGATTAAGCAAGTAGAAACTGAAAGTCAATATATGCTCTTTGAAGAAAACGAACGAAAGTTAAGTTCAGAGCAACAGGAAAAGCAAATTGAAATGATGAAACAACAGCGAAACTCTACGCTTTTAGTAGCAGAAGTAGAGGGGGAACTAATTGGTTACTTACAGGCTGTGGGTGGAGTGGTGAATCGAAGTGCCCACGTCGCGTATGTATCAATGGGTATTTTAAAAGACTACCGAGGAATGGGTATCGGTTTGCAGTTGTTCCAACAGCTTGAAGAATGGGCAAAAGAGCAGGAAATTCATCGCCTTGAGCTAACAGTTGTAGTTGAAAATGTAATTGCAATCCATTTATATAAAAAAGTCGGCTTTCAAATTGAAGGCACAAAAAAGCATTCACTGCGAATTAATGGACAATATGTCGATGAATATATCATGAGTAAGTTATTAGAATAGATCAAAATAAAAAGGAGCAGCTTAAGCTGCTCCTTTTTATTTTAACTACCTCGATAAATTTGATATCCCCATGGAGAAACAAGAAGGGGGACGTGATAGTGTTCAAATGTTTCTGAAAGCCCAATCCTAACTGCTACTTTTGTTAAAAAAGCAGGGGTGCTCGTTTGCACTGATTGGCTTATCGAAAAGTACGTTTCAATATCGAATAAAAGTTCATACTCACCTGAAGTAAATGGTTCCTTGCTGAAAAAAGGTTGGTCGATGCGTCCATCTTCGTTTGTGATTGTGTCCCCGATCCACAAACGTTCAGTATTACCTTGAATTCTGTAGAGTGAAACAACAATTCCCTTAGCTGGTTTTCCGCTTGTTAAATCTAAAACATGAGTCGAAAGCGTCGTCATGTTAATTCGACTCCTCGAGTGCAGATGTAACCGCTATTTTGACATCCTCCTGCGTTACCGTAAAGACTTGAAAACCAAATGGTGGCTTTGGCTCGGTATACACTTTTCCGTTAGAATTTGGGATGTCTTCAACGACTGAATCCCATGTGTGGTTTTGTGACTCGAAGGTAATATCTTTTAGCTGTGGAAATCGTTCGAGTACGCGAATGCCAATTAGATAAATTAAGTTTTGAATAGACGGTGTTTCAGTTTCGTTAAACACGGAGCACGCGATGTCTCTTACCTGTTCCGCCGCTACATAAGAAAGAGGCGCATCACCTATTGCATCTTCTGACTGTGTATATGTCCAGCCAATGT from Bacillus sp. 1780r2a1 encodes the following:
- the uraH gene encoding hydroxyisourate hydrolase is translated as MTTLSTHVLDLTSGKPAKGIVVSLYRIQGNTERLWIGDTITNEDGRIDQPFFSKEPFTSGEYELLFDIETYFSISQSVQTSTPAFLTKVAVRIGLSETFEHYHVPLLVSPWGYQIYRGS
- a CDS encoding GNAT family N-acetyltransferase, with amino-acid sequence MVIREIEMTDAPQFVEMIKQVETESQYMLFEENERKLSSEQQEKQIEMMKQQRNSTLLVAEVEGELIGYLQAVGGVVNRSAHVAYVSMGILKDYRGMGIGLQLFQQLEEWAKEQEIHRLELTVVVENVIAIHLYKKVGFQIEGTKKHSLRINGQYVDEYIMSKLLE